The following proteins come from a genomic window of Ilumatobacter coccineus YM16-304:
- a CDS encoding citrate synthase, with translation MPETITITDDRTGKTVTVPIEGGVFPSSALRELDPNLYMFDPAYLSTAATKSEITYLDGANGILRYRGYPIEQLAEKSTYLEVAYLLIFGELPTTEQLANWRHDVTNHTFIHENMRKRFVDGFHYDAHPMGMFTSALAALGTFYDDAKLIEDPEARNHQILRLIAKSPTIAAMCYRFSVGLPFNVPENELSYPANFLNMMWKVGDYEVDPKLERAMDILFILHADHEQNCGTTAMRVIGSSHADPYSSAAGAAAALYGPRHGGANEAVIHMLNDIGSIDNVPAFVESVKRGEGRLMGFGHRVYKNYDPRAKIIKEAAYDVFETTGKSPLLDIALKLEEVALEDPYFVDRKLYPNVDFYSGLIYQALNFPVEMFTVLFAIPRMSGWLAHWQELLEQDQKISRPRQWYAGADTRDYVDIESRG, from the coding sequence CTCGACCCCAATCTCTACATGTTCGACCCGGCGTACCTGTCGACCGCCGCCACCAAGTCCGAGATCACGTATCTCGACGGCGCCAACGGCATCCTGCGCTACCGCGGCTACCCGATCGAGCAGCTCGCCGAGAAGTCGACCTACCTCGAAGTCGCCTACCTCCTCATCTTCGGGGAGCTCCCCACGACCGAGCAGCTCGCCAACTGGCGCCACGACGTCACGAACCACACGTTCATCCACGAGAACATGCGCAAGCGGTTCGTCGACGGTTTCCACTACGACGCTCACCCGATGGGCATGTTCACCTCCGCCCTCGCAGCCCTCGGCACGTTCTACGACGACGCCAAGCTCATCGAAGACCCCGAGGCCCGCAACCACCAGATCCTGCGCCTGATCGCCAAGAGCCCGACCATCGCGGCCATGTGCTACCGCTTCTCGGTCGGCCTGCCGTTCAACGTGCCCGAGAACGAACTGTCGTACCCGGCCAACTTCCTCAACATGATGTGGAAGGTGGGCGACTACGAAGTCGACCCGAAGCTCGAGCGGGCGATGGACATCTTGTTCATCCTCCACGCCGATCACGAGCAGAACTGTGGCACCACGGCGATGCGCGTCATCGGTTCGAGCCACGCCGACCCGTACTCGTCGGCGGCCGGCGCTGCCGCAGCGCTCTACGGCCCCCGTCACGGCGGTGCCAACGAGGCCGTCATCCACATGCTCAACGACATCGGCTCGATCGACAACGTTCCGGCGTTCGTCGAGTCGGTCAAGCGCGGCGAAGGCCGCCTCATGGGCTTCGGTCACCGGGTCTACAAGAACTACGACCCCCGGGCGAAGATCATCAAGGAAGCCGCCTACGACGTGTTCGAGACCACGGGCAAGAGCCCGCTGCTCGACATCGCGCTCAAGCTCGAAGAAGTGGCCCTCGAAGACCCGTACTTCGTCGACCGCAAGCTGTACCCGAACGTCGACTTCTACTCGGGTCTGATCTACCAGGCGCTCAACTTCCCGGTCGAAATGTTCACCGTGCTGTTCGCCATCCCGCGCATGTCGGGTTGGTTGGCGCACTGGCAGGAACTGCTCGAGCAGGATCAGAAGATCAGCCGTCCGCGCCAGTGGTACGCCGGCGCCGACACGCGCGACTACGTCGACATCGAATCGCGGGGCTGA
- a CDS encoding LPXTG cell wall anchor domain-containing protein, whose translation MRLNSAVNIRSPRPFAATVAAAALIALGAGSTASAQSDEAVIVVDVMVVNDDGGTLDGTTVTFEHPALGGGTTGGSDGDVDNKCLTTDGGTCYINAIPTGPGELTSPAVDGYTTTITCTSDDGSSTTDGATWNTVPFGEIFCVVMLDDDAPTAPSTTLAPTTTVAPTTTVPPTTAAPTTAAPTTAAPTTAAPTTAAPTTMAPVMELPETGGADSTTLALAAIALLTVGVGSMRIARR comes from the coding sequence ATGCGACTCAACTCAGCAGTGAACATCCGCTCCCCTCGCCCGTTCGCGGCGACAGTCGCCGCGGCGGCACTGATCGCGCTCGGGGCGGGCTCCACGGCCTCCGCCCAGAGCGACGAGGCCGTCATCGTCGTCGACGTGATGGTGGTGAACGACGACGGCGGCACGCTCGACGGCACCACGGTCACGTTCGAGCACCCCGCTCTCGGCGGTGGCACCACGGGTGGCAGCGACGGCGACGTCGACAACAAGTGCCTCACGACCGACGGCGGCACGTGCTACATCAACGCCATTCCGACCGGGCCGGGCGAGCTCACGTCACCTGCGGTCGACGGCTACACGACCACCATCACCTGCACGTCGGACGACGGCTCGTCGACGACCGATGGCGCCACCTGGAACACCGTGCCGTTCGGCGAGATCTTCTGTGTCGTGATGCTCGACGACGACGCGCCGACGGCACCGTCGACCACGCTGGCGCCGACGACCACGGTGGCCCCCACGACGACCGTCCCGCCGACGACCGCGGCACCCACCACGGCAGCACCGACCACGGCGGCGCCCACCACGGCGGCGCCCACCACGGCAGCACCGACGACGATGGCACCGGTGATGGAGTTGCCCGAGACCGGTGGTGCCGACAGTACGACGCTCGCGCTGGCGGCCATTGCCCTGCTGACCGTGGGCGTCGGGTCGATGCGGATCGCCCGCCGCTGA
- a CDS encoding NADP-dependent isocitrate dehydrogenase: MTESTIIYTITDEAPAMATYSLLPIVKAFAGAAGVEVETRDISLAARVLAQFPERLTPEQQTPDALTELGEIALTPGANIIKLPNISASIPQLKAAIAELQGLGYDLPDFPDDPETDDERAIRAKYSVALGSAVNPVLRQGNSDRRAPKAVKEYARKNPHSMGAWSSDSKTHVATMSGDDFASNEQSVTIGDAGTVRIEHVDADGAVTVLKPDFPVLAGEVVDSTVMSVAALRSFLADQVAGAKASGVLFSLHMKATMMKVSDPIIFGHAVEVFYADVFEKYGDVLEAAGANPRNGLGGVLSALDSVPADQRAEIEAAFDAASAAGPDLAMVDSDNGITNLHVPSDVIIDASMPAMIRDSGKMWNKDGERQDAKAVIPDSSYAGVYQATIDDCIANGAFDPTTMGSVPNVGLMAQKAEEYGSHDKTFEAPSAGTMRVVSGDGDVLMSHSVDAGDIFRACQTKDEPIRDWVRLAVSRARATGSPAVFWLDAGRAHDAQLIEKVNTYLADHDTDGLQIEIMAPTEATKFSLERIRRGDDTISVTGNVLRDYNTDLFPILELGTSAKMLSVVPLLNGGGLFETGAGGSAPKHVQQLVKENYLRWDSLGEFLAIAVSFEHLAEVTGNEAAKMLGDALDVATGQLLENGKSPARRLGQIDNRGSHFYIALYWAQALASQSENPDVAARFAPLAAALTDNEDTINAELLGVQGQPADIGGYYQPDDVKADAVMRPSATLNRVLDTL, translated from the coding sequence ACTCACGCCGGGCGCCAACATCATCAAGCTGCCCAACATCTCGGCCTCGATCCCGCAGCTCAAGGCAGCCATCGCCGAACTCCAGGGGCTCGGCTACGACCTCCCCGACTTCCCCGACGATCCCGAGACCGACGACGAGCGGGCCATTCGCGCCAAGTACTCGGTCGCGCTGGGCTCGGCGGTCAACCCGGTGCTGCGTCAGGGCAACTCCGACCGTCGTGCGCCCAAGGCCGTCAAGGAATACGCCCGCAAGAACCCGCATTCGATGGGGGCCTGGTCGTCCGACTCCAAGACCCACGTCGCCACGATGAGCGGCGACGACTTCGCCTCCAACGAGCAGTCGGTCACCATCGGTGACGCCGGAACCGTGCGCATCGAACACGTCGACGCCGACGGTGCGGTCACGGTGCTCAAGCCCGACTTCCCGGTGCTCGCCGGTGAGGTCGTCGACTCGACGGTCATGAGCGTGGCAGCGCTTCGTTCCTTCCTCGCCGACCAGGTCGCCGGGGCCAAGGCCAGCGGCGTGCTCTTCTCGCTCCACATGAAGGCGACCATGATGAAGGTGTCCGACCCGATCATCTTCGGGCACGCCGTCGAAGTCTTCTACGCCGACGTCTTCGAGAAGTACGGCGACGTGCTCGAAGCTGCCGGCGCCAACCCGCGCAACGGCCTCGGCGGTGTGCTGTCGGCGCTCGACTCGGTGCCGGCCGACCAGCGTGCCGAGATCGAGGCGGCGTTCGACGCCGCATCGGCCGCCGGCCCCGACCTCGCCATGGTCGACTCCGACAACGGCATCACCAACCTCCACGTTCCGTCCGACGTGATCATCGACGCCTCGATGCCGGCGATGATCCGTGACTCCGGAAAGATGTGGAACAAGGACGGCGAGCGCCAGGACGCCAAGGCCGTCATCCCCGACTCGTCGTACGCCGGTGTCTACCAGGCGACGATCGACGACTGCATCGCCAACGGCGCCTTCGACCCGACCACCATGGGCAGCGTGCCCAACGTCGGGCTCATGGCGCAGAAGGCCGAAGAGTACGGCAGCCACGACAAGACCTTCGAGGCCCCGTCAGCCGGCACCATGCGCGTCGTCTCGGGCGACGGTGACGTGCTCATGTCGCACAGCGTCGATGCCGGCGACATCTTCCGCGCCTGCCAGACCAAAGACGAGCCGATTCGCGACTGGGTCCGCCTCGCCGTGAGCCGAGCCCGTGCAACCGGCAGCCCGGCCGTGTTCTGGCTCGACGCCGGTCGTGCGCACGACGCCCAGCTCATCGAGAAGGTCAACACCTACCTCGCCGATCACGACACCGACGGTCTGCAGATCGAGATCATGGCGCCGACCGAGGCGACCAAGTTCTCCCTCGAACGCATCCGCCGCGGCGACGACACCATCTCGGTCACCGGCAACGTGCTGCGCGACTACAACACCGACCTGTTCCCGATCCTCGAACTCGGCACCTCGGCCAAGATGCTCTCGGTCGTACCGCTGCTCAACGGTGGTGGCCTCTTCGAGACCGGCGCCGGAGGCTCTGCTCCGAAGCACGTGCAACAGCTCGTCAAGGAGAACTACCTGCGTTGGGATTCGCTCGGTGAGTTCCTCGCCATCGCCGTGTCGTTCGAGCACCTCGCCGAGGTGACCGGCAACGAGGCGGCCAAGATGCTGGGCGACGCACTCGACGTCGCCACCGGACAACTGCTCGAGAACGGCAAGTCGCCGGCCCGCCGGCTGGGTCAGATCGACAACCGGGGCAGCCACTTCTACATCGCGCTCTACTGGGCACAGGCGCTCGCCTCGCAGAGCGAGAACCCCGACGTGGCCGCCCGCTTCGCCCCGCTGGCCGCGGCGCTCACCGACAACGAAGACACCATCAACGCCGAACTCCTCGGCGTGCAGGGTCAACCGGCCGACATCGGCGGCTACTACCAGCCCGACGACGTCAAGGCCGACGCCGTCATGCGCCCGAGCGCCACGCTCAACCGAGTTCTCGACACGCTCTGA